A genomic segment from Corylus avellana chromosome ca5, CavTom2PMs-1.0 encodes:
- the LOC132182776 gene encoding receptor-like protein 52: protein MSADHFFRRGLRPLLVFLSFFSLTSFSKSDELQPLLEFKSALQKSNPNVFSSWTPGNSTCSFSGIVCNSNGFVTEINLPQQNLSGILPFDSICKLQALEKLSLGFNFLHGGISEDLKNCTSLQQLDLGVNSFSGEVPDLSSLGKLKLLSLNTSGFSGQFPWRSLENLTSLTFLSLGDIVFEESPFPVEILKLEKLYWLYLSNCSLGGRIPEGLGNLTLLENLELSCNQFSGEIPGDIVKLKNLWQLELYFNFLTGTLPVGFGNLTSLVNFDASGNSLQGNISEVRLLKNIASLQLYENQFTGEIPEELWEFNKLVALAIYGNKFTGLLPQKLGSSQFQGQLPRSMANCTLLEYLDIGNNQINDTFPSWLVCNLHSLEVLDLSYNNLSGMLHPCLGNFSSRLSVLQLQSNNFHGTIPKTWAKGSNLRMIDLSENQFQGELPRSMANCMMLEYLNVGNNQINDTFPFWLGALSQLKVLVVRSNVFQGAIKSPEINYTFPELHIIDLSQNSFSGILPTKYFQHWNAMKVVGAKKLKYMEVNYGVGGLGRFIPFTITLANKGTMLKYEKIPDVFRVIDFSSNRFEGHIPELVGSLKGLHSLNLSNNVLTGHIPPSLGNLTNLESMDLSQNKLFGEIPAQLTQLFSLGYFNVSNNCLTGPIPRGNQLDTFQNNSFGGNLGLCGSPLSKKCGDFKYTPTPPYPFEENQRLESPFEFGWKVVAIGYGFGFVIGVVIGQIVIARKYPWFVKIFGKM, encoded by the coding sequence ATGTCGGCGGATCATTTCTTCCGGCGGGGGCTGCGTCCTCTGCTTGTCTTTCTATCCTTTTTCAGCCTGACATCTTTCTCCAAATCCGATGAGCTCCAGCCCCTTCTAGAATTCAAGTCGGCTCTACAAAAGTCAAACCCCAATGTTTTCAGTTCCTGGACGCCAGGTAACTCAACATGCAGCTTCAGCGGAATTGTATGCAACTCCAACGGGTTTGTCACAGAAATCAATCTCCCCCAACAAAATCTATCTGGGATTCTTCCATTTGATTCAATATGCAAGCTTCAGGCGCTAGAGAAACTCTCTCTGGGCTTCAATTTTTTGCATGGTGGCATCTCTGAGGACTTGAAGAATTGCACTAGTTTGCAACAGTTAGATTTGGGTGTGAATTCATTTTCTGGGGAAGTGCCTGATTTGTCTTCTTTAGGCAAATTGAAGTTATTGAGTTTAAACACCAGTGGGTTTTCTGGGCAATTTCCATGGAGATCGTTGGAAAATCTTACGAGTCTCACTTTCTTAAGCCTCGGCGACATTGTCTTTGAAGAAAGTCCTTTCCCTGTGGAGATCTTAAAGCTTGAGAAATTGTACTGGCTTTACCTATCAAACTGTAGCCTCGGAGGTCGAATTCCAGAGGGTCTAGGAAACCTTACTCTGCTCGAAAATCTTGAGCTTTCCTGTAACCAATTTTCCGGTGAAATCCCTGGTGATATTGTAAAACTCAAGAATCTTTGGCAACTCGAGCTTTACTTTAATTTCTTGACCGGAACACTGCCGGTGGGATTTGGAAATCTTACGAGTCTTGTAAATTTTGATGCGTCTGGTAATAGCCTCCAAGGAAATATATCTGAGGTGAGACTCTTGAAGAACATTGCTTCTCTACAGCTCTATGAGAATCAGTTCACAGGGGAGATTCCTGAAGAGCTTTGGGAGTTCAATAAGCTTGTGGCATTGGCAATCTACGGGAACAAGTTTACGGGTCTTCTTCCTCAAAAGCTTGGCTCCAGCCAATTTCAAGGTCAGCTACCAAGATCAATGGCCAACTGTACGTTGCTAGAGTATCTTGATATTGGTAACAATCAGATCAATGACACCTTTCCCTCCTGGTTGGTTTGCAATCTGCATTCACTTGAAGTACTTGATTTGTCTTATAACAACTTGAGTGGTATGCTTCATCCATGTTTAGGAAACTTCAGTTCTCGTTTGTCAGTGCTTCAACTACAAAGCAACAACTTCCATGGCACCATCCCAAAAACTTGGGCAAAGGGAAGCAACTTAAGGATGATTGACTTAAgtgaaaaccaattccaaggtGAGCTACCAAGATCTATGGCCAACTGTATGATGCTTGAATATCTTAATGTTGGTAACAATCAGATCAATGATACCTTTCCCTTTTGGTTGGGAGCTCTTTCTCAGTTGAAGGTTCTCGTTGTCCGTTCTAATGTATTCCAAGGTGCAATAAAGAGTCCTGAAATCAATTATACATTTCCTGAGTTGCATATCATTGATCTCTCTCAAAATAGTTTCTCTGGAATTTTGCCTACAAAGTATTTCCAACATTGGAATGCCATGAAAGTTGTTGGTGCGAAGAAATTGAAATACATGGAGGTTAATTATGGAGTAGGCGGGTTGGGTCGTTTTATCCCATTTACAATCACACTTGCAAACAAAGGCACAATGTTGAAGTATGAGAAAATCCCAGATGTGTTTCGAGTCATTGATTTCTCAAGCAATAGATTTGAAGGACACATTCCAGAACTTGTGGGGAGTCTTAAAGGACTTCATTCGCTAAATCTTTCTAATAATGTTCTCACTGGTCATATCCCACCATCTTTAGGGAACTTGACAAATCTAGAATCAATGGACCTTTCCCAAAATAAGTTATTTGGAGAGATACCGGCACAGCTAACCCAACTCTTTTCTCTTGGATACTTTAATGTCTCCAACAACTGTCTCACGGGACCTATACCACGTGGAAATCAACTTGACACATTTCAAAATAATTCATTTGGAGGTAATTTAGGATTGTGTGGAAGCCCACTATCAAAAAAATGTGGAGATTTCAAGTACACTCCAACTCCACCTTATCCCTTTGAAGAGAATCAAAGGTTAGAGTCTCCATTTGAGTTTGGGTGGAAAGTAGTAGCCATAGGGtatggatttggatttgtgATTGGAGTTGTTATTGGGCAAATTGTTATTGCAAGGAAGTATCCTTGGTTTGTTAAGATTTTTGGAAAGATGTAG